The DNA sequence GGAGGCTAAGTTGGACTCACTtacaaaacgtgaagtctttggacctgtagtccatacaccagaagatgtaaaCCCTGTTAGATAcagatgggtatttgtgagaaaatgaaatgagaaaATGAAGTTGTACGCTACAAAGCTCGACTTGTGGCataaggtttttcacaaagacCTGGTATAGATATGAAGAAACATATTCCCCTGTAGTAGATGtaataacattgcgttatttggtcagtttatccgCATATCATAAACTACATATGTATTTAATTGATGTGGTAACATCCTACTTATGCAGATCATTAGATcgtgatatctatatgaaagtccctgaatgACTAAACATATCTAAACCATCTAATAAATATTCACatgggttatactcagtcaaattgcaaagatctttatatggtctaaagcaaccTGGACGAATGTAGTATAAttgtcttactgagtatctggccaaaaatggattcaagaatgatgacgTCTGctcatgtgttttcataaagaaatctgcatctggattcattataattgttgTGTACAttaatgatttaaatatcattggaaccCCTGAAGAGATTATAACAACTATAAaagctctaaaagaagagtttgagatgaaatatcttggaaagactaaattttgtctcggcctgcagattGAGCATACAAAAagtgggatctttattcatcaaacaacatatatagaaaagaccttgaagagattttatatgtaTAAGTCACATCtattaagtaccccaatgatcgtaaggtCTTTGGATGTGGAGAAGGATTAATTCcatcctaaagaagaaaatgaagatatccttggtcctgaagtaccatatcttagtgtcattggagcgctaatgtatcttgctaaatAATACacgacctgacatatcatttGTGGTaaatttactagcaaggtatagtttctctccaaccagaagacattggaatggaatcaaacaaatatttcgatatcttcatggaacggtaGATATGAGATTGTTTTATCcatatggatccaagtcacaattagttggctatgctgatgctggatacttgtctgatccacacaaagggagatctcaaacataATATCTATTCACGTATGGTgatacagctatatcatggaggtccacgaaacagacgatagtagcaacctcctctaatcatgctgaaatattAGCGATACATGAAGCAAGTCGCGAGGGTTTTTGGCTTAGAAGTCTGATCTAATATATtttgtcatcatgtggactgattgatcagaagatagctccaactgttctgtttgaagataatacaatatgcattgctcaacttaagggtGGATACATTAAaagtgatagaacaaagcatatttctcccaaattcttcttcactcatgatcttcaaaatcaaggaacaattgatgtccaacagattcGCTCAAGCGATAATTTGGCAGACTTATTTACAAAATCACttccaaaatcctcctttgaaaaaTTAGTACATCAGATTGGGACgcgccgatttcgagacattaaatgatgtcgacaagagggggagattgtactcttttttccttggtcaggttttttcccattggatttttcttgacaattttttaatgaggcagtccctatcaaaggatattgtactctttttccttcattaaaatttttttccattggatttttctttaataaGGTTTTAACGAGATATAATTCTAAATGGTCATCCAAGCAGGAGTGTTCTGATAAGATTGAGAGCTAAGTTGGTTGCCCATTAATATTCGGATGGCTCAGTTTCTCAATGAAAGAATGTTTATTGTGTGATtaatgaaatttgaaaattcAAAACTTGGTGCATGTATAAATAGAGGTTTAAGCCTCTGACAATAAATACTAGAACAACACATAaaattctcttttctttctatttttctctaTAAGTTCTTAAgttacaatatatataatattagtaaatatattaatcatctctattatattgagatagtaatTATAGTGAATATTATTATCtaattatacttttttattttatatttattacctctttcttatttatttatttatttattttacaacaatcCTTTCCTTTATTACTGTTGAATATTCATATATCTTCAATGTTTCCATTCTTACTTGCTACATGTCATCAACCGCCAAGTCAGACGGTTTAATTTTTGTCTTACCGTTACAGTTACCGCGGAATTTGACGTCCTTTCAAACGTTTCTAAATTGTAAGTTTGTAACCGAAAAATTCCTTCttcccaaaagaaaaaaaaaacaaaacaaaattttggagggaaaaacGAAAACAGTATCCAATTATCCATTCCAATTTCCATTATCTTCTTCAACCAATTTTTCTTCTCACCTTTCCCTTTGGTCATCAGTCGTCACCATGATCCGTTCCCAAAACGGTTGCACCAATACTCACAAGAGACCTTTCGCACTCGATTCTTCCTCTTCCAATTCTAATCcgatcaagaagaagaagccaaCCGCAACAGCAACCGCCTCCGCCTCCGTTCTATTTACCCACTTCGACTCGCCCCTCCTCTCATCCCTAAACGGCGTCGTTTCCACCCCcgactccatcatcctccatccGGACTCCCCCTACACCATTGGCCGCACTCCCCGCCACTGCGATTTCTTCTTCCGCCACCGCCACGTCAGCAAGCGCCACTGCCAGATCCTCTTCGATGGTTCCCTCCGCAAACTTTACATCCTCAATGGAGTTTTTCTATCCTGCAAGGGTTCTAAAACCCGTGTCGTTCACGAGTTCAGGAAAAGGATGATGTCGTTTAGAGCCGGCGGCAGTGGCGGTGGCGGGGAAGAGGCTTTCGCGTTTCGAAAAGCTTCCAATGGAGTTTTCGTGAACGGTGTCGAGATCGGTAAGGGAACGGCCGTGGAGTTGTCGGTTGGAGACAAGGTCTCACTGGTGTGTGGGAACGATGATTGTTCGTGTGGAATTGGGAACCGGGTAGGGTTTTTAGTTCAAAGAATCGTTTTCGAAAATCGGTTTCGTGAAGGGTGTGACGATGATGATGAAATTGATGGGTTAACATGCTCGGGGCACTCACAAGGGAACAGGAACAAGAGGGTTCTTGCTGTTAGGGCAAATGGGTTGCGTTCCAATGTGTTTTCAAGATATGAGCGAGTTGTTGAGAGGGCGAAATTTATTTTAGAGAGGTGCAGGGAAATCTTGCTTAGGGATGATCCAGtgtcttgcatttttcgagCTGTGTCGGATACACAGTTCGGATTGAAGTGTGATCGTGGTGGCAGTTCGGTGAACAGCAATGTTTCTGGCAATGATGTTAGATTGTTGGTGAATGCTGAAGAGCAATTTGACTGTGACAAGTCACAAAGGATGAACTTTACAGTGGAAGATAGAACTAATGACTTAGCACAGTTGAGTTCGGAGGCTCTTTGTGAAGGTAAAGGGGTGGCCGTGGAAGCTGAAAGTGATGAACTTCATCAGCATGTTTTTCATAAAGGGATTTTGGATGATAATGTTGATAAGATACCCTTGAATTCAGTAGGGGTGGAAGATATTCCTTCTGATAGGTACAAAGGGGGAAATAATGGAGGCATGTTTCATCCTTCGCCTGGGAAGAACTTTTACCTGAATCGCCTTCAATTTTCGGAACATGCTTCCTCAGAACTTCAGCATTCCATATCTCTCCCTGAACTTCTGTATCCTGTTGAAAGCATTTCAAGGATGTTCATTGCAACATTTACAAGTGACATAAACTGGTGTGATCTCCTAATATATATTCGTTATTTTGATTTTTCCCACCATTTTGTCTCTTGATTAATACTAGTATAGCTGTGTTTTAGGTTCTTGACATATTGCAAGATTCCTTTTCATCTGCCAGTTACGGTTGCTTGTCATAACACACAGAGGTGTTGGAGTTCAAGACCTAATGAAAGAGTATTTGTGCCCTACCCGGATTATCCTAACCTAGTTGTAGTGTaagtgtattttttttttttttaaaggttCAAATATATGCAACTAAATTTATGCCCATTCTTTATGGTACTTGATTTTACCTCTTTCTtacctttctttcttctctggaTGTTAGTTATCCTTCATTTCCTGAAACCATAGCATTTGGTAGTAACCACAAGAGACAGGGGATTGCTTGCCATCATCCAAAGTTGATTGTTCTGCAAAGAGAAGATAATATAAGAGTTATCATTACATCTGCAAATTTGGTGGAAAAGCAGGTATGCTGTTAGCCAAATTTACAGTTATCAACACTAATGTTAATTTGTAGTCTTAAGAATTAAAGGACTTCATGGTATTTAACTGATTAAAATGTTTAATTATGCGCTGAATACTTATTACCCTCATGGATGAAAGATGCTTCTAGCTTTGCAGTATTTTTCTCTGAGGTCTGCAAACTTTATGTGTAATTAACTATTATAAATCATGCAGACAATATGTTTATAACTATAACTATGTTTGCTAGTATCAAATCTATTAACTTTTTTGTCTATGTAGTGGAACAGTGTGACTAATACTATTTGGTGGCAAGATTTCCCTCGTGCTGTCTCAGCTGATTTTGCATCACTTTTCCCAAAATCGGATGAAGAAACTCAGAGAGattcaaaatgtgattttgcTGGACATTTGGCTGGGTTTATGGCAGCTCTCATGATTGATATACCCAGCCAAGCCCACTGGATTACCCTGTTGACTAAATATGACTTTGGAGGTGCAACAGGACATCTTGTTGCTTCAGTACCTGGGATTCACTTCTACAGAACTTTGATCATGCCTGAATCTTTCCAGTCCAATCTTGTAAGTGCCAAAATATGTCAAGCATATGTTGCTGCATGATTGCAGTGTTGATCTCTGCCTTTACCAGTCCagtgtttttagtttttgataTGAACTATAATCTTCTTGTGCTTTTTAGTATTTCAATGTTGCATCCACCTTGCTTTTAGTTGGGGTAGAATATGGTACCTGAAAGACTAGCTCGGTTTTTGCTAAAGTGAGCATGTAGAAAATTAGTTTTCTTCTTGAATGTTAGTACAAATTCTATTGTCAACCATTTGTCACTTCATGGCGTTAAGTTTGATTTGCTTTCTGCTTTGGATCCTTTGACTATGTATACTCTTTTTAGACACTGATTGCTGTGCATCTTTGTCAATTGGTGTCAAGTTTCTTGGTTCAGTTGTGGCATCTGTGGTTGGTTTGAGCCATCTTTTCCGCTCTTCAGTAGATTCAAAAAGTGCAAGACTTAAAGCACTGGCTACTTTCCTTGGGAAGTCTTGTACAAATGCTTATGGGAAGTTGAAGGTTATTCTGAGAAGAAATCACAATGTTCCTGCTGACGCAAATGCCGTTAGCATTCTTGTTCCAGACCCTGATGGAACTTCTGAGGGAGGTAAAATCTACGTATGTGGGGTTCTccattcatcttttttttttagccTAAATTTGTATTTTCATTTATATTGCTTTTCTTTCATTTCTGTCAATAACCATTAtg is a window from the Arachis stenosperma cultivar V10309 chromosome 3, arast.V10309.gnm1.PFL2, whole genome shotgun sequence genome containing:
- the LOC130966796 gene encoding uncharacterized protein LOC130966796: MIRSQNGCTNTHKRPFALDSSSSNSNPIKKKKPTATATASASVLFTHFDSPLLSSLNGVVSTPDSIILHPDSPYTIGRTPRHCDFFFRHRHVSKRHCQILFDGSLRKLYILNGVFLSCKGSKTRVVHEFRKRMMSFRAGGSGGGGEEAFAFRKASNGVFVNGVEIGKGTAVELSVGDKVSLVCGNDDCSCGIGNRVGFLVQRIVFENRFREGCDDDDEIDGLTCSGHSQGNRNKRVLAVRANGLRSNVFSRYERVVERAKFILERCREILLRDDPVSCIFRAVSDTQFGLKCDRGGSSVNSNVSGNDVRLLVNAEEQFDCDKSQRMNFTVEDRTNDLAQLSSEALCEGKGVAVEAESDELHQHVFHKGILDDNVDKIPLNSVGVEDIPSDRYKGGNNGGMFHPSPGKNFYLNRLQFSEHASSELQHSISLPELLYPVESISRMFIATFTSDINWFLTYCKIPFHLPVTVACHNTQRCWSSRPNERVFVPYPDYPNLVVVYPSFPETIAFGSNHKRQGIACHHPKLIVLQREDNIRVIITSANLVEKQWNSVTNTIWWQDFPRAVSADFASLFPKSDEETQRDSKCDFAGHLAGFMAALMIDIPSQAHWITLLTKYDFGGATGHLVASVPGIHFYRTLIMPESFQSNLFLGSVVASVVGLSHLFRSSVDSKSARLKALATFLGKSCTNAYGKLKVILRRNHNVPADANAVSILVPDPDGTSEGDYVQLGFLPRNVAKWVSPLWDAGFLRFSGYVCPKEALAAALGENPNKVQLILNVSRGNHFQDTSKMMESEHIAAFGSLIASIQRCYGLWRLQEVLNRYKWPESLESDIIYGASSIGSSVNSKFLAAFSAAAGKKSLQHFDSEESDPEWGCWNARDELKNPSVRIIFPTIERVKNAYNGILPSRRILCFTERTWQRLKTLDILHDAIPHPHDRIGHPMHTKVVRRRFWSRSKRDAPSIGWVYCGSHNFSAAAWGRQISNPFDTKSDGPRKGDPCSNSGLHICNYELGIIFTFPPTEENTDYPQVKSTKLDDIVLPFVVPAPKYGWRDRPATMQAMKEAMAELNEHERLKLAEEEMLEEVVEEEEEVEGNDYVGGEEEKEEEKAYAEILWSQVDSSEST